The DNA segment ATTCATAAGCATTATTATACCAAAATGCAGCGGGTGCATACCAAGTTTTTCTATAACAGGCAAAAAAATCGGCGTAAATATCAAAATCGCAGGCGTCATATCCATAAACATTCCGACCACCAGAAGCAGGCCGGTAATTATCAGCAGGATAAGAAATTTATTGCTCGTCAGACCTATCAGGCCGGCGCTGATTTCCTGCGGAACATTTTCAGCCGCCAAAACCCACGACATCGCCATACTCGTTCCTATCAGCAGAAAAACCACCGCTGTGACAACTCCGGACTGGAGCAGAATCTTCGGCAATTCCCTGATTTTGACCTCCCGATATACGAAGACGGCCAGGATTAATGTATAGAGAACGCCGATTGCCGACGCTTCAGTCGGAGTAAACCAGCCAATCAGGATGCCGCCGACCACGATGAATACGAGCATCATCGGCGGAATCGCTTTTAGAAGGCGTATCACACCTTCTTTGAATGGGAACGTTTCTCCTTTGCCGTAGTTGTTCCTGACAGAAATTATTCCGCTTGTAATCATAAGTGCGATACCTGTCAGAATGCCGGGTATGTAGCCCGCCATAAACATCGCGGCTATGGAAACCGAGCCGCCAGTCGCCAGCGAATATACAATCATTGCGTTGCTGGGCGGAATCAGCAGGCCTGTCGTTGCCGCCGTTATAGTTACCGAGGCGTTGAATTCCCGGTTATAGCCCATTTTGTTCATCAGCGGAACCATAAAGCCGCCGACCGCCGATACCGCCGCAGTCGCCGAGCCTGATATCGCCCCGAACAGCATACAGGTCAGAATATTTACAAAAGCCAGACCGCCTCGGAATCTTCCGACCAGAACATTTGCGAAATCGATGAGCCGTCTTGCGATGCCTCCCTGTCCCATCAGCAGGCCTGACAATATAAAGAACGGTATCGCAAGCAGCGTGAAACTGTCGATTCCGGTAGCTATCTTGTGAGCGGTCGCCACGAACGCCGGTATATCGCCCATCGCCAAAAGTGCCAGCACCGTTGAAATGCCCATACAAAAAGCCACAGGCACGTTTAAGACAAGCAGTATGAAAAAGCTTATGACCAGGATTAATATAGCTGAATTCACTTGTAATGTCCTTTCGCCTTTAAATGGTATCAGTACGCGCTGATTGTTTCGCTCGGCGGAACTGTTTTTTGTTCTAAAGGATAGCTATGCCTGTACAATTCGACGATTCTTTCAGTCAGCCCGATAACGGAATAAAGCACAAGGAAAAATCCGCTGATTGGTATCGCAAGATATACGTATCCGATTTTAATGCTCCACGCCGCCGATATCTGTCCCAATTCCAGAGTTCTGACGACAAGGCTTATCCCGCCGATGACCATTACGCATAACGAAAACAGTGCTATGCAGAGGAAAACGAAAATTTCAGTATAAAGCCTTTTTCTTATCGGCAGTTTGCCCACAACGTAATCGATGCCCAGATGCGCGCCGCGGTTCAGCGCCACCGCCGAGCCGAGCATCGCCAC comes from the Phycisphaerae bacterium genome and includes:
- a CDS encoding TRAP transporter large permease encodes the protein MNSAILILVISFFILLVLNVPVAFCMGISTVLALLAMGDIPAFVATAHKIATGIDSFTLLAIPFFILSGLLMGQGGIARRLIDFANVLVGRFRGGLAFVNILTCMLFGAISGSATAAVSAVGGFMVPLMNKMGYNREFNASVTITAATTGLLIPPSNAMIVYSLATGGSVSIAAMFMAGYIPGILTGIALMITSGIISVRNNYGKGETFPFKEGVIRLLKAIPPMMLVFIVVGGILIGWFTPTEASAIGVLYTLILAVFVYREVKIRELPKILLQSGVVTAVVFLLIGTSMAMSWVLAAENVPQEISAGLIGLTSNKFLILLIITGLLLVVGMFMDMTPAILIFTPIFLPVIEKLGMHPLHFGIIMLMNLNIGLCTPPVGTALFLGCGIADTTVTKIMRHILPFFMAMIITLLVCTYVPAITMWLPEKLGFVK
- a CDS encoding TRAP transporter small permease, which translates into the protein MFKLIKKILDRSLEILVMIVMAALVIDVSWQVFTRLVLKNPSTGTEELAVFMLIWVAMLGSAVALNRGAHLGIDYVVGKLPIRKRLYTEIFVFLCIALFSLCVMVIGGISLVVRTLELGQISAAWSIKIGYVYLAIPISGFFLVLYSVIGLTERIVELYRHSYPLEQKTVPPSETISAY